The region TTGGCGCATCTGTTGGCTTGGGCGCATCAAATGAAAATGACCATTCCGCAAATGTTGGATATGCCTTTCTATCATCCGGTTATCGAAGAAGGCTTACGCACCGCACTGCGCGATGTGAATGCGAAATTGAAATTGGCTTAAATTTAAAATTTAATCAAAGGCCGTCTGAACGTTCAGACGGCCTTTGATTAAAATTAAATAAAATAATGACCAAATAAAATAATATCGTGTGGAATTATAGTGGATTCACTTTAAAATAGGACAAGGCGGCAAGCCGAAGACAGTATGGATAATACGGCTGGGCGAACCAACGCCGTACTATTTTAAAGTGAATTCACTACATTTTAAATCGTTTCATAAACTGATTTTAAGGATAGAACATGCAAAAATTCCTGTTATTACTTGTTGCCGCCGCGTTGGTTGCTCCTTTATCTGCACAAGTCATGGATACCAAGCCGACTGAAAAATCAGTTGCTTCACAACCTGCCAAAGCAAAAGGCCTATGGGTTGATGTGCGTACACCGGAAGAATTTTCCCAAGGTCATTTGCGCAATGCGGTTAATATTCCGGCCAATGAAATTACGGTTAAAATCAAACAAGCCAGCCCGGATAAAAATGCGCCGGTTAACCTTTATTGCCGCAGCGGCCGCCGCGCCGAAGCCGCTTTGGAAGCCTTGAAAAAAGAAGGCTACACCAATGTGGCCAATCATGGCGGCTATGAAGATTTATTGAAAAAAGGTTTAAAATAATCATTTAGGCCGTCTGAAAGAAAATATTTTCAGACGGCCTTGATTTTAAAAAACATAAAAAAGAGATTTCATGACAGCATTAAAAACTGTAGCTATTGCAGTATTTGCTACCACGTCAATTGCTGCTTGTTCTACGTTAATAAGCAAGCCCGTCCCAACCATGCGATAAGGAAAGCCGATGGGTCAAACGCATGATACGCTTTGGCGAAACGGTCAACCGCCCTGCAAAACACAGTCAAAGAAACACCGATTATCAAGCGGCCGTCAAAGAAAAGCGGGCTTGGACATGTGGCCGGCAAAAGTAATTGCGTTCGGCACCCCAAAAAAATCCGGCACGCCTTTGATGGTGAAAGATCCTGAATTTGCATTGCAACTGCCGAAGCGCGTGTTGGTAACAGAAACCGACGGGCGCGTGAAAGTGGTATTCAATGACACGCGCGCACTGATTGCGGGCAGTAAAATTAATTATTCGGAAGTGGAAAACATTTTGACCAATGCGGAGAAACCGGCCTGCAAAGTGGTTACGGAATAAGTTATTATCAATAAATGAGGCCGTCTGAAACTGAACTGCCCCCCAATACTTGGACAAGTTAAGAATCTTTCTCAAACAGCCTTTTCAAGCTGGGTTCTGTAGCCGACAGGACTCAGCTTTTTTAAGTTTAAACTAATCCGCTCATGATTGTAGTAACGTATGTAATCATCTATTACCTCTGTCAGCTCTGCCACCGACAACGCACCTTCCTGATAGAAGCTCTCTTCTTTTAATGTACCGAAGAAACGCTCCATCGGCGCATTGTCCCAGCAATTTCCTTTGCGCGACATGCTTTGCACCATTCCTTTCTCAGCCAGTTTCGCCCGATAAGCCCCGGTGCGGTAAAGCACACCCTGGTCGGAATGCAGCAGCGGCGTTTGGCCTTTCAGACGGCCAAATGCTTTATCCAACATTTGTGCCACCAGTTTACTGTTTGCTCTGCGGCTTAAAGAATAGGCCACAATCTCCCGATTAAACACATCCAATATCGGCGATAAGTACAGCTTCCCGTCTGTGCATTTGAACTCCGTCACATCGGTCAGCCATTTGTCTGCCGGTTTGCCAGCAGTAAATTCACGATTAAGAATATTATCCGAAGCCTCTCCTATTACCTGCGGACGGTAGGCTTTTTTGCTGCGGACTTTGGCTTTCAGTCCCAACAAACCCATAATGCGCTGCACTTTCTTTTTGTTCCACGACAATACGGCGGCAATCCGCCGATGACCGTAGCGGCCTTTGTGTCGGCGATAGACTTCACTTACTGCGGTTTTGGCCGCCGCATCGGGATCGGCTTTGCCGATATGGTAATGAAAGCTGCTTTTGGGAATGCCGGCACTGTGCAGCAGATATTTCAGCGGGTGCTTCGCTCTCAACGTTTGAACGGTTTCGCAGCTTTGGCGGCGTTCTTTTCGTTGAGGGCTTTCATGTGCTTTAGGTAGTCGTTCTCCGCCCTCATGTAACGTAACTCTTCAATCAGTTCCGCCTGGGTTTTTTCGTGGTCGGGTTTGTCGGCGATAAACGGGTTTTTGCGTTTGGTCTTCATAAACGCAGCCTGCGGGTGTTGAAGTGCGGCGATACCGCCTTGGCGATAGGAGGCTATCCAACGGCGCAGGTGGGTGCGCGAGAGGTTGAAGTGCTCTGCGGTTCGCTGTTGGCTGTGCACTTGGTGATAATGGAGTACGGCTCGGTATTTGAAGTGTAGGTTATATTTGGACATAAGAAAACTGCACCTTTTAAAGTTGGAGGGGTGTCCAACTTTTGGGGTGCAGTTCAAATGTTTCAGACGGCCTTGATCTTTTATCCGTCAGGCAGTCTGAACAATATTGCTGCCTCCAAGAATAATAAAGCTCAAGGCGGTCTGAAAAACTGCGCGGGCGGGCAGCTGACGCGGATACTATAGTGGATTCGCTATAAACCCCCGACTGCGCGGCGTTGGCTACGGAAACTACTGCGCGTAAGACTGCGGATAATAACCTGCAAGCTGCGCATGACATGTTGAAGCAGATGGTCGATAAAGCAGTAGAGGACATCGCTGCATGGGCGGGGAGGACAAATACCCAACAAATGCCGCCGTGCTGGAAAACGGCACGCTGCGTGTCACTATGGGCGACGGCAGCTGCCTAGACGCGAAAATACCGAACGTGTATACCACGGGTGGTAAGGTCGGAGGGGGAACGAGTTGGTATTCGCCCGCAACGACGGCTCTCTGTAGAAAATCCTGAAACAATCATTCAGGCAAAAATAAAAGCTGTTTTGCATAAAAAGTGTAAACAATCCGGCGATTTCCTACATCTATCCGGTAACAATTTCAGACGGCCTTCGTTATAATATCGGTTTACGCATAAAAACACACGCACTCAAAGGAGTACACCTTGTTTCACAGCATGAACGTTGCCGATGGAGAAATGCTTTACCGTCGCGATGCACAAAGTTGGGATGAATTTTCAACTGCACTTCGCCAACTTCACCAACGTCAACAGCGGTTTGCTGCACTCAATGTCACCGTCCGCACGGCTTTGCTGCAAAAGTTTGCCGACCGTTTGGCCGGCGAGCAAGAGCGGTTGGCGCAAATGGTGTGCGAAGA is a window of Neisseria yangbaofengii DNA encoding:
- a CDS encoding rhodanese-like domain-containing protein, with amino-acid sequence MQKFLLLLVAAALVAPLSAQVMDTKPTEKSVASQPAKAKGLWVDVRTPEEFSQGHLRNAVNIPANEITVKIKQASPDKNAPVNLYCRSGRRAEAALEALKKEGYTNVANHGGYEDLLKKGLK
- a CDS encoding helix-turn-helix domain-containing protein; amino-acid sequence: MSKYNLHFKYRAVLHYHQVHSQQRTAEHFNLSRTHLRRWIASYRQGGIAALQHPQAAFMKTKRKNPFIADKPDHEKTQAELIEELRYMRAENDYLKHMKALNEKNAAKAAKPFKR
- a CDS encoding IS3 family transposase — its product is MRAKHPLKYLLHSAGIPKSSFHYHIGKADPDAAAKTAVSEVYRRHKGRYGHRRIAAVLSWNKKKVQRIMGLLGLKAKVRSKKAYRPQVIGEASDNILNREFTAGKPADKWLTDVTEFKCTDGKLYLSPILDVFNREIVAYSLSRRANSKLVAQMLDKAFGRLKGQTPLLHSDQGVLYRTGAYRAKLAEKGMVQSMSRKGNCWDNAPMERFFGTLKEESFYQEGALSVAELTEVIDDYIRYYNHERISLNLKKLSPVGYRTQLEKAV